A single Bacillus sp. OxB-1 DNA region contains:
- a CDS encoding cytochrome P450, with protein MQRPIERGLDHSLNLLTEGYSFIRNRTESFGAPLFETRLMGKKMICMTGKEAVQLFYDENRFQRHGAIPKRIQKSLFGVGGVQTMDGELHAVRKQLFLSLMTEEKLAELRSSTSAQWRLWAEAQNGREVVLFDETEKILCRVACLWAGVPLKEADVGGRAYDFGAMVDAFGGVGPRYQEGKNARKRAEQWIEQIIEKYRSGAIESEEGKAIQAVATHRDADGRLLDTHSAAVELINVLRPVVAVARFIIFGALALHDFPEYKDKLKECEEEFLEMFAQEVRRFYPFAPMLGAKTRYDFKWNGYRFAKGETVLLDLYGTNHDPELWENPDTFLPERFADRKEDLYDFVPQGGGDPNSGHRCPGEKATVEIMKASFRFLVEELDYEVIDDQDLTISHVRMPTLPKSRFIIRVK; from the coding sequence ATGCAAAGACCGATAGAACGTGGTTTGGACCACTCTTTGAACTTATTGACCGAAGGCTATTCATTCATCCGCAACCGAACGGAATCATTCGGGGCGCCGCTATTCGAGACGCGTCTCATGGGAAAGAAGATGATTTGCATGACGGGAAAAGAAGCGGTCCAATTGTTTTATGATGAAAATCGCTTTCAACGCCATGGCGCCATCCCGAAACGGATCCAGAAATCGCTGTTCGGCGTGGGCGGTGTTCAGACGATGGACGGGGAACTTCACGCCGTTCGCAAGCAATTATTCCTGTCGCTGATGACGGAGGAGAAACTTGCAGAACTCCGTTCGTCGACGTCGGCACAATGGCGATTGTGGGCAGAAGCGCAGAATGGCCGGGAAGTCGTGTTATTCGACGAAACGGAAAAGATCCTTTGCCGAGTCGCTTGCTTGTGGGCGGGCGTACCGCTGAAGGAAGCCGATGTCGGGGGGCGCGCCTACGATTTCGGGGCGATGGTCGATGCGTTCGGAGGGGTTGGTCCACGCTACCAGGAAGGAAAGAATGCGAGGAAACGGGCGGAGCAATGGATTGAGCAGATCATCGAGAAGTACCGTTCCGGAGCTATCGAGAGCGAGGAAGGTAAAGCGATCCAAGCAGTCGCGACTCACCGGGACGCGGACGGCCGCCTGTTGGATACGCATAGTGCAGCGGTCGAATTGATCAACGTCCTTCGCCCAGTTGTGGCAGTCGCCCGTTTCATCATCTTCGGTGCCTTGGCGTTGCATGATTTTCCGGAATACAAGGACAAATTGAAGGAATGCGAGGAGGAGTTCCTCGAAATGTTCGCACAAGAAGTGCGCCGATTTTATCCATTCGCCCCGATGCTCGGAGCGAAAACCCGCTATGACTTCAAATGGAACGGCTACCGTTTCGCCAAAGGAGAGACGGTGCTGCTCGATCTCTATGGGACGAATCATGATCCCGAACTTTGGGAAAACCCGGATACTTTCCTGCCGGAGCGGTTTGCGGACAGGAAGGAAGATTTGTATGACTTCGTGCCACAAGGCGGCGGAGATCCAAATTCCGGGCATCGATGCCCCGGCGAAAAAGCGACCGTGGAAATTATGAAAGCGAGCTTCCGCTTCTTGGTGGAGGAACTTGATTACGAAGTTATCGACGACCAGGATTTGACCATCAGCCACGTACGCATGCCGACTTTGCCGAAAAGCCGGTTCATTATCCGGGTGAAATAA
- a CDS encoding amino acid ABC transporter ATP-binding protein, protein MIHVQNLKKKFKDLVVLDGIDIEVNRGETVAIIGPSGSGKSTLLRCLNLLEKPDGGLIQIGDATLNAEKYSREEARKLQKQTAMVFQNYNLFKNKNALQNVMEPLLISKQANAEEAKQIALDLLGQVGLSHKADNYPVTLSGGQQQRIGIARALAVRSHAILLDEPTSALDPELVAEVLQVIKDLAERQMTMIIVTHEMGFARDVADKVIFMADGKIIEQGTASDVLDHPQNPRTRKFLQQTS, encoded by the coding sequence ATGATCCATGTGCAGAATTTGAAGAAGAAATTCAAGGATCTTGTCGTCCTGGATGGAATCGATATCGAAGTTAACCGAGGGGAAACCGTCGCGATCATCGGGCCATCCGGTTCCGGGAAGTCCACCCTCCTGCGCTGTTTGAATCTGCTGGAAAAACCGGATGGCGGATTGATCCAGATCGGTGATGCCACGCTCAACGCAGAAAAATACAGCCGGGAAGAAGCGCGGAAGCTCCAAAAGCAAACAGCCATGGTGTTCCAGAACTATAATTTATTCAAAAATAAAAACGCGCTGCAAAATGTCATGGAGCCGTTGCTCATTTCAAAACAGGCCAATGCGGAAGAAGCGAAACAGATCGCACTCGACCTGCTAGGGCAAGTGGGGCTCTCCCATAAGGCGGACAATTACCCCGTCACATTATCGGGCGGCCAGCAGCAGCGCATCGGGATTGCCCGGGCGCTCGCCGTCCGATCGCATGCCATCCTCTTGGATGAACCGACGTCCGCGCTCGATCCGGAACTCGTCGCGGAAGTGTTGCAGGTGATCAAGGACTTGGCGGAGCGGCAAATGACGATGATCATCGTCACGCATGAAATGGGATTCGCCCGTGATGTAGCGGATAAGGTCATCTTCATGGCGGACGGCAAAATCATCGAACAAGGGACGGCCTCCGACGTGCTCGACCACCCGCAAAACCCGCGGACCCGGAAGTTCCTGCAACAAACTTCATAG
- a CDS encoding Fur-regulated basic protein FbpA has protein sequence MMNVEETKMDMKREEIIQELVENGVFKIHGKQLYELPLYALMKEYMITNK, from the coding sequence ATGATGAATGTCGAAGAAACAAAAATGGATATGAAACGAGAAGAGATCATTCAAGAGCTCGTGGAGAACGGAGTCTTTAAAATTCATGGAAAACAATTATACGAACTGCCCTTATATGCGTTGATGAAAGAGTATATGATCACCAACAAATAA
- the bioD gene encoding dethiobiotin synthase, whose protein sequence is MTVLFVTGTDTDVGKTVVTTLLTSFLEEHGYSNFPFKPIQSGAVEQDGSWVAPDPEMYRLVRKDMQGGDACLYLFKKACSPHLAAELEGVNIDFSLIGTRIEELETANGTVIVEGAGGLFVPLTTGGYCVVDWMGELAIPAIIVAKAGVGTINHTVLTVEALRKRNIPIAGVIFNFIHNEEETVVKDNMKMVRQLADVPIIGTVPYCDNIRKALADVEERKQLYADWDIELIRRAMKSESTTTA, encoded by the coding sequence ATGACTGTTTTATTTGTAACTGGAACCGATACCGATGTGGGGAAAACAGTGGTGACTACGCTGCTGACAAGCTTTTTAGAAGAGCATGGGTATTCCAATTTCCCTTTCAAGCCGATTCAATCGGGAGCGGTGGAGCAGGACGGCAGTTGGGTGGCGCCTGATCCGGAAATGTACCGATTGGTCAGGAAAGACATGCAGGGCGGTGATGCTTGTCTTTATTTATTCAAAAAGGCGTGCTCCCCTCATCTGGCTGCAGAATTGGAAGGGGTGAATATTGATTTTTCGTTGATTGGGACAAGAATTGAGGAGTTGGAAACGGCCAACGGTACAGTCATCGTGGAAGGGGCGGGCGGGTTGTTCGTGCCGCTTACGACAGGCGGCTATTGTGTGGTCGATTGGATGGGAGAGCTGGCGATTCCGGCCATCATTGTAGCAAAAGCCGGCGTCGGAACGATCAATCATACCGTTTTGACGGTTGAAGCGTTGCGCAAGCGAAACATTCCGATTGCAGGGGTTATTTTTAACTTTATACATAATGAAGAAGAAACGGTTGTGAAAGACAATATGAAGATGGTACGGCAGCTGGCCGACGTCCCAATCATAGGCACTGTGCCATATTGCGATAATATCCGGAAGGCGCTGGCCGACGTGGAAGAGAGGAAACAATTGTATGCGGATTGGGATATCGAATTGATTAGGAGGGCGATGAAGAGTGAATCCACAACAACTGCTTGA
- a CDS encoding HAD-IIB family hydrolase, translated as MKSKTHMLATDLDGTLVGDEEALRSLLQYYEKQPYEISFAYVTGRHLASALSLIETEGLPAPDILIADVGSSVYIGEHFIEDADWSARMKANWHPIQIAEVAARFPQLKRQSLPNEKRVSYTMQSGGESMIYQLEEALIEERLPHKLIVSSNRDVDILPLNSGKGEALQYVIRKYAHEDVQVLIAGDSGNDLDMLSLEYPSVIVGNAQEELAILQPDPLLFRANAHCAGGIQEAWIHFYEN; from the coding sequence ATGAAAAGCAAAACGCATATGCTGGCGACCGATCTCGATGGTACGTTAGTGGGTGATGAGGAGGCGCTTCGATCCTTGCTGCAGTATTACGAGAAACAGCCCTATGAAATTTCATTCGCCTATGTGACGGGACGCCACTTGGCATCTGCCTTATCTTTAATAGAAACGGAGGGGTTACCGGCACCCGATATTCTTATTGCCGATGTGGGGTCATCGGTCTATATAGGCGAGCATTTCATCGAAGATGCCGATTGGTCCGCGCGCATGAAGGCGAATTGGCATCCGATCCAAATTGCAGAAGTGGCCGCCCGGTTCCCGCAATTGAAAAGACAATCATTGCCGAATGAAAAGCGGGTCTCCTATACGATGCAATCGGGGGGAGAATCGATGATTTACCAACTGGAAGAAGCGCTCATCGAAGAGAGGCTTCCGCATAAGTTGATTGTCAGCTCTAACCGGGATGTCGACATCCTGCCGCTCAACAGCGGAAAAGGGGAGGCGCTCCAATATGTCATTCGCAAGTATGCCCATGAAGATGTGCAAGTCCTCATCGCCGGTGACTCCGGGAACGATCTCGACATGCTCAGCCTCGAGTATCCATCCGTCATTGTCGGGAACGCCCAAGAAGAGCTCGCCATCCTTCAACCCGACCCACTACTCTTCCGCGCCAACGCCCACTGCGCCGGCGGCATCCAAGAGGCCTGGATCCACTTCTATGAAAACTAG
- a CDS encoding patatin-like phospholipase family protein has product MIIDGVFSGGGLKGFALVGAVQELEEKGYRFQRLAGTSAGAILASFLAAGYTGKEIESMLTEMDFQSLLDPRKTVIPLPFMKWIALYWRMGLYQGKELEMWFLEQLARKGVYTFADLPPGSLKLVASDLTNGKLLILPDDLEQYGIDSGNFSIARALRMSCGIPYFFEPIRLQAAGETIVVDGGVLSNFPMWIFDDEEQGRERPLLGIKLSRRKEEMQGRTIDNALHLFEALFSAMKNAHDEKYIDRELEKDVVFIPVDNISSTQFDLDEGQKDSLLETGRLRTRQFLNTWNSGHPIRIIRGGKIG; this is encoded by the coding sequence ATGATCATCGATGGGGTGTTTTCGGGAGGTGGATTGAAGGGCTTTGCCTTGGTAGGGGCTGTCCAGGAATTGGAGGAGAAAGGCTACCGTTTTCAGCGTCTTGCCGGAACGAGTGCCGGGGCTATCCTGGCGAGTTTTCTAGCTGCGGGTTATACCGGAAAGGAAATTGAATCGATGCTGACAGAGATGGACTTCCAATCATTGCTGGATCCGCGGAAAACGGTCATTCCTTTGCCGTTCATGAAGTGGATTGCGCTCTATTGGCGGATGGGACTATATCAAGGTAAAGAATTGGAAATGTGGTTCCTTGAACAGCTTGCCCGAAAAGGGGTTTATACGTTTGCTGATTTGCCCCCCGGTTCCTTGAAGTTGGTCGCTTCAGATTTGACGAATGGCAAGCTCCTTATCTTGCCTGATGACTTGGAACAGTACGGGATTGACAGCGGAAACTTTTCCATTGCCCGAGCCTTGCGTATGAGCTGCGGAATTCCATATTTCTTTGAACCGATTCGCTTGCAGGCGGCAGGTGAGACGATTGTCGTTGATGGCGGGGTCCTGAGCAATTTTCCGATGTGGATTTTCGATGATGAGGAACAGGGCAGGGAAAGGCCGCTGCTTGGCATCAAGCTGAGCCGGCGGAAAGAGGAGATGCAAGGGAGGACGATCGACAACGCCCTGCATCTGTTCGAAGCCCTCTTTTCCGCCATGAAAAATGCCCATGATGAAAAATATATTGACCGTGAGCTGGAAAAAGACGTTGTTTTCATTCCGGTGGATAATATCAGTTCCACACAATTCGACTTGGATGAGGGGCAGAAGGACAGTCTGCTGGAGACCGGCCGCCTGCGCACCCGGCAATTCCTGAATACATGGAACTCCGGCCATCCAATCCGAATCATCCGCGGTGGCAAGATCGGATAA
- a CDS encoding biotin transporter BioY, producing MKTKDIVICALFAALMGVGANVAPLLTIGGVPITLQLLFAIVAGGLIGSRLGASAMAVYLFIGLAGAPVFAQFKGGPGSILSPTFGYVISFIFVAYIVGKFFEQEKMNWLSYIGAGSLAILVNYVIGTNYMYLAFKYWVAAPEGFSYLMAWSWMGAYLPLDIGVTILSLVLIPRLQKALKRKPIANQPAA from the coding sequence ATGAAAACGAAAGATATCGTAATTTGCGCATTGTTTGCGGCTTTAATGGGGGTGGGGGCCAATGTGGCGCCATTACTGACGATCGGAGGCGTGCCGATTACGCTACAGTTATTGTTTGCCATTGTCGCAGGCGGCTTGATCGGAAGCAGATTGGGGGCGTCTGCGATGGCCGTTTATTTATTCATCGGCTTGGCCGGCGCGCCGGTTTTCGCGCAGTTCAAAGGAGGACCTGGGAGCATTTTAAGTCCGACATTCGGCTATGTCATCTCCTTTATCTTTGTCGCGTATATCGTCGGAAAGTTTTTTGAACAGGAAAAAATGAATTGGCTTTCTTACATCGGCGCCGGCTCGCTGGCCATCCTAGTCAACTACGTAATCGGAACGAATTATATGTATCTTGCATTCAAATATTGGGTGGCGGCACCAGAAGGATTCAGCTATCTCATGGCGTGGTCTTGGATGGGAGCATATTTGCCGTTGGATATCGGGGTGACAATCCTATCCTTGGTCTTGATTCCACGCTTGCAAAAAGCACTCAAGCGGAAGCCCATAGCAAATCAGCCCGCCGCTTGA
- a CDS encoding glycosyltransferase, which translates to MQKKILFISDHGDLLAPLGSEQAGGQNNYVKQLAEALCEHGNQVDIITHWANPDDPQIEYFGGNCRVIRIAAGNRNYVSKNKMFGMLPQFYNEMKRLVPVESYDLIHTHYWLSGVIGLYMKKEFNLPWIHTNHSLGKAKELATGVAENTRLSAEKLILGSVDRIVATTESEKELIHSFVPEPAPTDIISIGVDPVFYPDETAALESAPYFAFAGRLEKTKGIYVLVDAFRKLVASHGVPSSTKLIIAGGDSTNVEASAKLPKKKTLRKAIAGLEHRIDFIGSQTQRQLSNLFNGAISTIVPSYYESFGMVAAESQACGCPVIASKVGGLQDVVKDRVTGIHVKKKDVVQLAESMESLLVNREYAEELGEKAFLHANQAFRWSTLSEKMDNLYEVILHEKQNAYAGDRSRWYVSG; encoded by the coding sequence TTGCAGAAGAAAATCTTATTTATCTCAGACCATGGCGATCTGCTCGCTCCCCTGGGCAGTGAACAAGCAGGCGGACAGAACAACTACGTCAAACAATTGGCGGAAGCGCTTTGTGAACATGGGAACCAAGTGGATATCATCACCCATTGGGCAAACCCTGACGACCCGCAAATCGAATATTTTGGCGGCAATTGCCGGGTGATCCGGATTGCTGCCGGCAATCGGAACTACGTCTCCAAAAATAAGATGTTCGGCATGCTGCCGCAGTTTTATAATGAAATGAAGCGACTTGTCCCAGTCGAATCCTACGATTTGATTCATACTCATTATTGGCTTTCAGGTGTAATCGGTCTTTATATGAAAAAAGAGTTCAATCTGCCGTGGATCCATACCAATCATTCATTAGGAAAAGCGAAGGAGTTGGCGACCGGCGTGGCGGAGAATACTCGCCTTTCCGCAGAAAAACTTATTCTCGGATCGGTGGATCGGATTGTGGCGACTACGGAATCCGAGAAGGAATTGATTCATAGTTTCGTTCCGGAACCAGCACCGACCGATATCATATCGATTGGAGTGGATCCTGTCTTTTATCCGGATGAAACGGCGGCTTTGGAATCGGCACCCTATTTTGCTTTCGCAGGAAGATTGGAGAAGACCAAAGGGATTTACGTATTGGTCGATGCGTTCCGGAAATTGGTAGCTTCCCATGGCGTCCCTTCTTCGACTAAACTGATCATAGCAGGGGGCGACTCGACCAATGTTGAAGCCTCCGCGAAATTGCCGAAGAAGAAAACGTTGCGAAAAGCGATCGCCGGGTTGGAGCATCGCATCGATTTCATCGGCTCGCAGACACAGAGGCAATTATCCAACTTGTTCAATGGAGCGATCAGCACGATTGTGCCTTCCTATTACGAATCATTCGGCATGGTAGCAGCGGAGTCGCAAGCATGCGGATGTCCGGTCATCGCTTCGAAGGTCGGCGGATTGCAGGATGTGGTGAAGGACCGGGTGACCGGCATCCATGTGAAGAAAAAGGATGTAGTCCAATTGGCAGAGTCGATGGAAAGCCTGCTTGTCAATCGGGAATACGCAGAGGAGCTTGGAGAAAAGGCGTTCCTTCATGCGAATCAAGCATTCCGATGGTCAACGTTATCTGAAAAAATGGATAATTTGTATGAGGTGATTCTACATGAAAAGCAAAACGCATATGCTGGCGACCGATCTCGATGGTACGTTAGTGGGTGA
- a CDS encoding amino acid ABC transporter permease — MNFDIQYMLQVFPTLIKYIPLTLGLAVISMIFAIFIGLIMALITKYKVPVLHQLTAVILSFFRAIPMLALLFLIYFGLPQIIPSLSILNAVTAAIIGLSMKNAAYLAEIFRAAINSVDEGQLEACHSIGMTKFQAMVRIVLPQAVRNAVPATGNIFIGLVKETSLAFTLGVAEIFAQGKMMASASLNYFETYLAVALIYWMLTIIYTFLQGMLERRLNKPYEV; from the coding sequence ATGAATTTTGATATCCAATACATGTTGCAAGTGTTCCCGACATTAATTAAATACATCCCGCTGACATTGGGACTCGCTGTCATATCGATGATTTTCGCAATATTCATCGGATTGATCATGGCATTGATCACCAAGTATAAGGTACCAGTGCTTCATCAATTGACGGCCGTCATCCTCTCGTTTTTCCGGGCCATTCCGATGCTCGCTTTGCTATTCCTTATTTACTTCGGATTGCCCCAGATTATCCCGTCGCTGTCCATCTTGAATGCGGTGACAGCCGCCATCATCGGCTTAAGTATGAAAAACGCAGCGTATTTGGCTGAAATCTTTCGGGCTGCTATCAATTCAGTCGATGAAGGTCAGCTCGAAGCTTGCCATTCCATCGGGATGACAAAATTCCAGGCGATGGTCCGGATTGTGTTGCCCCAAGCGGTGCGAAATGCAGTGCCGGCAACCGGGAATATTTTCATCGGCTTGGTGAAGGAGACTTCCCTGGCCTTCACATTAGGGGTCGCCGAAATTTTCGCCCAAGGGAAAATGATGGCTTCCGCCTCCCTGAATTATTTTGAAACGTATTTGGCTGTAGCTTTGATTTATTGGATGCTCACGATTATTTACACCTTCTTGCAAGGGATGTTGGAGCGTCGGTTGAATAAGCCGTATGAAGTGTAG
- a CDS encoding assimilatory sulfite reductase (NADPH) flavoprotein subunit yields the protein MVLQVKNSPFDEEQVELLNRLLPNITEAQQFWLSGYLTALNSSAASTGVAVSEQPEAKVEQIVAVKEVTVLFGSQTGNSQGIAEELSQKLKEQEFTVTLTSMNDFKPNALKKLEHLLLVVSTQGEGDPPDTAIQFHEFLHSKRAPKLEQLRYSVLSLGDSSYEFFCQTGKEFDSRLEELGATRLAPRVDCDLDYDEPAAEWFENVIGALNEITGASARPLQDSSVANPADSGQPNYSRTRPFRAEVYENINLNGRGSNKETRHLEISLEGSGLEYEPGDSLGIYPENDAQLVDALIQEAGWNPNETIPINKQGERRSLREALLNHYEITVLTKPLLEQASRFTTSDSLHNLLKPENAEELRNYLEGRDLLDVLRDFGPWNASDIEFIQILRKLPPRLYSIASSLQANPDEVHVTVGVVRYESHGRDRNGVCSVQLAERAEPGSTLPVYIHKNPNFKLPENPDTPIIMIGPGTGVAPFRSFMEEREETGAAGKSWLFFGDQHYVTDFLYQTEWQRWLKEGILTNLDVAFSRDTDEKVYVQHRMQAHSRELYQWIEEGAVLYICGDEQHMAKDVHAALISILEQEGGMSTEMAEAYLTKLQKQKRYQRDVY from the coding sequence TTGGTATTACAAGTGAAAAACAGTCCTTTCGATGAAGAACAGGTAGAGCTCCTCAACCGTCTTCTCCCAAACATCACGGAAGCGCAACAATTCTGGTTAAGCGGGTATCTGACCGCTTTGAACAGTTCTGCGGCATCCACTGGCGTTGCGGTATCGGAGCAGCCGGAAGCCAAGGTTGAACAGATTGTCGCTGTGAAGGAAGTCACAGTCCTTTTCGGATCCCAGACCGGCAATAGCCAAGGGATTGCCGAGGAGTTGTCGCAAAAACTTAAAGAACAAGAGTTTACCGTGACGCTCACTTCCATGAATGACTTCAAACCGAATGCGCTGAAAAAACTGGAACATTTACTTCTCGTCGTCAGTACACAAGGGGAAGGCGATCCACCGGACACCGCCATTCAATTCCATGAATTTCTCCATAGCAAACGAGCGCCGAAGTTGGAGCAATTGCGCTATTCCGTCCTTTCATTGGGAGACAGCTCATACGAGTTTTTCTGCCAAACCGGCAAAGAGTTCGATAGCCGGCTGGAGGAACTCGGTGCCACCCGACTGGCCCCCCGCGTGGATTGCGATTTGGACTATGATGAACCCGCCGCCGAATGGTTTGAAAACGTAATAGGCGCGTTAAATGAAATCACAGGGGCCTCTGCCCGCCCATTGCAGGATTCGTCCGTCGCCAATCCTGCCGATTCTGGCCAACCCAATTATTCAAGGACCCGGCCTTTCCGAGCCGAAGTTTACGAAAACATCAATTTGAACGGCCGCGGTTCCAATAAAGAGACCCGTCACTTGGAAATATCTCTTGAAGGCTCAGGCTTGGAATATGAACCAGGCGACAGTTTAGGCATTTATCCGGAAAACGATGCGCAATTGGTCGATGCTTTGATCCAAGAGGCCGGGTGGAATCCGAACGAAACCATCCCGATCAATAAACAAGGCGAACGCCGCTCTCTACGGGAAGCATTGCTCAATCATTATGAAATTACTGTTCTGACGAAACCGCTCTTGGAACAGGCATCCCGATTTACCACTTCGGACAGCTTGCACAATTTATTGAAACCGGAAAACGCCGAAGAATTGAGAAATTATCTGGAAGGACGGGACCTGCTCGATGTCTTGCGTGATTTCGGGCCTTGGAATGCTTCGGACATTGAATTCATCCAAATTTTACGCAAACTGCCACCTCGGCTGTATTCGATTGCCAGCAGCCTACAAGCCAATCCGGATGAAGTGCATGTAACGGTGGGCGTCGTTCGCTATGAGTCTCACGGGCGCGATCGGAACGGGGTATGCTCGGTGCAGTTGGCGGAACGGGCAGAACCGGGAAGTACATTGCCCGTCTACATTCATAAAAACCCGAATTTCAAGCTTCCTGAAAACCCTGATACCCCGATCATCATGATTGGCCCGGGTACAGGAGTCGCTCCATTCCGGTCGTTCATGGAAGAACGGGAGGAAACGGGCGCTGCCGGAAAGTCATGGCTGTTTTTCGGCGATCAACATTACGTGACGGACTTCCTCTATCAAACCGAATGGCAACGTTGGTTGAAAGAAGGCATCTTAACAAACCTGGATGTGGCATTCTCCCGGGATACGGATGAGAAAGTCTATGTCCAACATCGGATGCAGGCCCATAGCCGAGAGCTCTATCAATGGATAGAAGAAGGTGCGGTCCTCTATATTTGCGGAGACGAACAGCATATGGCGAAGGACGTCCATGCAGCGTTGATCTCGATTTTGGAACAAGAAGGCGGCATGAGCACGGAAATGGCCGAAGCCTATCTGACCAAGCTGCAAAAGCAAAAACGTTATCAACGTGATGTGTACTAA
- the bioA gene encoding adenosylmethionine--8-amino-7-oxononanoate transaminase, producing MWLPFTQMSDYERDPLIIESGEGVVVKDIFGNEYLDGYSSLWLNVHGHRKAEIDEAIRKQLDSIAHSTLLGAANVPSVLLAERLIDIAPEGLTRVFYSDSGATAVEIAVKMAYQYWQNRGREEKKKFVTLSNGYHGDTVGTMSVGSIELYHKVYTSLLFDALVVPFPAVYRHPSGDEQTVCEESLRSLRELFEKRHGEIAGMTVEPIVQGAGGMNIMPRGFLKGVEALCREFDILFIVDEVATGFGRTGKMFAVEHEGVRPDLMTVAKGLTGGYLPVAATLATEQVYDAFYGEYEDMKTFFHGHSFTGNQLGCAAALANLDIFEREQLVQQASDKAKLLNELLKDLRGLAHIGDIRQFGLMCGIELVRDRNTKEPFPFEWRVGYRSTLKMRELGMLTRPLGDVVVFMPPLATTEVQLREMVRILKEGIVLATMPYAEGSLGAEEVASADN from the coding sequence ATGTGGCTGCCGTTTACGCAAATGTCGGATTACGAACGAGATCCGTTGATCATTGAAAGCGGTGAGGGGGTCGTCGTGAAAGATATTTTCGGGAATGAATATTTGGACGGGTATTCGTCTCTATGGTTGAATGTCCATGGTCATCGCAAGGCGGAAATCGATGAAGCAATTCGGAAGCAACTTGACTCGATCGCCCATTCGACTTTGCTTGGCGCAGCTAATGTACCATCCGTTCTGCTAGCTGAGCGATTGATCGACATTGCGCCGGAAGGGTTGACGCGGGTGTTTTATTCGGATAGCGGCGCGACGGCGGTGGAAATTGCGGTGAAGATGGCTTATCAATACTGGCAAAACAGAGGGCGGGAGGAAAAGAAGAAATTTGTGACGCTAAGCAATGGTTACCACGGCGATACGGTCGGGACGATGAGCGTCGGATCTATCGAACTATATCATAAAGTGTATACATCTTTGCTGTTTGACGCGCTAGTCGTACCATTCCCTGCCGTTTATCGCCATCCTTCGGGCGACGAGCAGACGGTCTGCGAAGAGAGCTTGCGGTCGCTCCGGGAATTATTCGAGAAGCGGCATGGTGAAATTGCAGGAATGACGGTGGAGCCGATTGTGCAAGGGGCAGGTGGGATGAACATCATGCCGCGTGGGTTTTTAAAAGGGGTCGAAGCCCTCTGTCGTGAATTTGATATTTTATTCATCGTCGACGAAGTGGCGACAGGGTTCGGACGCACGGGGAAAATGTTCGCTGTCGAGCATGAGGGTGTGCGGCCGGATTTGATGACAGTGGCGAAAGGGTTGACTGGCGGGTACTTGCCCGTGGCGGCCACGCTTGCGACCGAACAAGTGTATGATGCGTTTTACGGGGAATATGAAGATATGAAAACGTTCTTCCACGGCCATTCCTTTACGGGCAATCAACTCGGCTGCGCTGCGGCGCTCGCAAATTTGGATATTTTTGAACGGGAACAGTTGGTGCAGCAAGCAAGTGATAAAGCGAAGCTGCTCAATGAGTTGCTGAAAGACCTTCGGGGGCTCGCCCATATCGGCGACATCCGACAATTCGGCCTCATGTGCGGGATTGAATTGGTACGGGATCGGAATACGAAAGAGCCGTTTCCGTTCGAATGGCGGGTCGGCTACCGTTCGACATTGAAAATGCGGGAACTTGGCATGCTTACCCGCCCGCTCGGGGACGTCGTCGTGTTCATGCCCCCGCTTGCCACGACAGAAGTGCAGTTGAGGGAAATGGTGCGGATTTTAAAAGAGGGTATCGTTTTGGCAACCATGCCATACGCGGAAGGGAGCTTGGGGGCTGAAGAAGTAGCGAGCGCTGATAACTAG